One region of Mangifera indica cultivar Alphonso chromosome 3, CATAS_Mindica_2.1, whole genome shotgun sequence genomic DNA includes:
- the LOC123209933 gene encoding DEAD-box ATP-dependent RNA helicase 20-like isoform X2 — MSRYDSRSSDSSSYRERRSDSGFGGSSGYGSSVRSSSNKRENNDAEPPRKLDLDGLTPFEKNFYIEASSVAAMSERDVEEYRQQREITVEGRDVPKPVRSFHDMGFPDYVMQEITKAGFVEPTAIQSQGWPMALKGRDLIGIAETGSGKTLAYLLPAIVHVNAQPFLAPGDGPIVLVLAPTRELAVQIQQEATKFGASSRIKSTCIYGGVPKGPQIRDLQKGVEIVIATPGRLIDMLESHNTNLRRVTYLVLDEADRMLDMGFEPQIRKIVSQIRPDRQTLYWSATWPKEVGLLARQFLHNPYKVIIGSQDLKANHAIRQHVDIVSENQKYNKLVKLLEDIMDGSRILIFMDTKKGCDQITRQLRMDGWPALSIHGDKSQAERDWVLSEFKAGKSPIMTATDVAARGLDVKDVKYVINYDFPGSLEDYVHRIGRTGRAGAKGTAYTFFTAANARFAKELITILEEAGQKVSPQLAAMGRGPPPPSGHGGFRDRGRGYGGGRSWN; from the exons ATGAGCCGCTACGACAGCCGCTCTTCGGACTCCAGCTCTTATCGTGAACGTCGAAG TGATTCAGGGTTTGGTGGGTCTTCAGGCTATGGCAGCTCAGTGCGATCCTCATCAAACAAGAGGGAAAACAATGATGCCGAGCCACCAAGGAAGTTAGATTTGGATGGACTGACTCCTTTCGAGAAGAACTTTTACATCGAGGCATCATCAGTGGCTGCGATGTCAGAGAGGGATGTGGAGGAGTATCGACAACAGAGGGAAATCACAGTTGAAGGCCGTGATGTTCCAAAACCTGTCAGGAGTTTCCATGACATGGGGTTTCCAG ATTATGTAATGCAAGAAATTACAAAAGCTGGCTTTGTTGAGCCGACAGCTATACAATCTCAAGGATGGCCCATGGCTTTGAAGGGGCGTGATCTTATTGGAATTGCTGAAACAGGCTCGGGAAAGACACTTGCTTATCTTTTACCCGCAATTGTCCATGTTAATGCCCAGCCATTTTTAG CTCCAGGAGATGGCCCAATTGTGCTAGTTTTAGCTCCAACACGTGAGCTTGCTGTTCAAATACAACAAGAAGCTACCAAATTTGGTGCATCATCACGGATTAAAAGTACATGTATCTATGGTGGGGTTCCCAAGGGACCTCAAATCCGTGATCTCCAGAAAG GTGTTGAAATCGTCATTGCTACACCTGGGAGGTTGATTGATATGTTGGAGTCACATAATACAAATTTGCGAAGGGTAACTTACCTTGTTCTAGATGAGGCTGATAGGATGCTGGACATGGGGTTTGAGCCTCAAATACGGAAGATTGTTTCTCAG ATCCGCCCAGATCGTCAAACATTATATTGGAGTGCCACTTGGCCTAAGGAGGTTGGGCTACTTGCTAGGCAGTTCCTTCACAACCCATACAAA GTGATTATTGGTTCACAAGATTTAAAAGCTAACCATGCAATACGCCAACATGTTGACATTGTTTCTGAGAACCAGAAATATAACAA ATTGGTAAAGTTGCTGGAGGACATCATGGATGGTAGCCGAATACTTATCTTCATGGATACTAAGAAAGGTTGTGACCAAATTACTCGGCAGCTTCGCATGGATGGATGGCCTGCTCTCTCAATTCATGGAGACAAAAGTCAAGCAGAAAGGGATTGGGTCCTTTCAGAGTTTAAAGCTGGGAAGAGTCCCATAATGACTGCAACAGATGTTGCAGCTCGTGGTTTAG ATGTCAAGGACGTAAAATATGTGATAAATTATGACTTTCCGGGATCTCTTGAGGATTATGTTCATCGCATTGGTCGAACAGGAAGGGCTGGGGCAAAAGGAACAGCATACACTTTCTTCACAGCTGCAAATGCCAGATTTGCAAAGGAACTTATTACTATACTTGAAGAGGCTGGACAGAAGGTCAGTCCTCAATTGGCAGCAATGGGGCGTGGTCCACCTCCTCCATCAG GGCATGGGGGTTTCCGAGACCGCGGTAGAGGTTATGGTGGGGGTCGCTCGTGGAACTGA
- the LOC123212515 gene encoding uncharacterized protein LOC123212515, which yields MSEEAPKLYTNKPKKAQLKKFQEQQKGEVFASSIPTPPTPSSSSSAASAAAASYTMGSSSGASPPPPPKESFARRYKFLWPLLLTVNLAVGAYIFMRTKKKDTSVTEEEEAKDSPSTPVSTTAATTAVITEKPVAEFVKLREPIPADQQRELFKWILEEKRKAKPKDPEEKKLIDEEKATLKQFIRAKSIPSI from the exons ATGAGTGAAGAAGCTCCAAAGCTCTACACCAACAAACCCAAGAAGG CTCAGCTTAAAAAGTTCCAGGAACAACAAAAAGGAGAAGTTTTTGCTTCTTCAATACCAACTCCACCAAcaccatcatcttcatcatcagcTGCGTCAGCTGCAGCAGCATCGTACACAATGGGGTCGAGCTCTGGTGCTTCGCCACCTCCTCCACCAAAGGAGTCTTTTGCTAGGCGTTACAAGTTCCTCTGGCCCCTTCTTTTGACTGTTAATCTTGCTGTTGGAG CTTACATATTTATGAGGACCAAGAAAAAAGATACAAGTGTAACAGAGGAAGAAGAGGCAAAAGATTCTCCCTCAACACCAGTTTCGACTACAGCTGCCACAACTGCTGTAATTACTGAAAAACCTGTTGCAGAGTTTGTGAAGCTGCGTGAACCAATTCCTGCGGATCAGCAGCGTGAACTTTTCAAGTGGATATTGGAAGAGAAAAGGAAGGCCAAACCAAAGGATCCTGAAGAGAAGAAACTTATTGATGAAGAGAAAGCCACTCTCAAACAATTTATTCGAGCAAAATCTATCCCAAGTATTTAG
- the LOC123209933 gene encoding DEAD-box ATP-dependent RNA helicase 20-like isoform X3, with protein MSERDVEEYRQQREITVEGRDVPKPVRSFHDMGFPDYVMQEITKAGFVEPTAIQSQGWPMALKGRDLIGIAETGSGKTLAYLLPAIVHVNAQPFLAPGDGPIVLVLAPTRELAVQIQQEATKFGASSRIKSTCIYGGVPKGPQIRDLQKGVEIVIATPGRLIDMLESHNTNLRRVTYLVLDEADRMLDMGFEPQIRKIVSQIRPDRQTLYWSATWPKEVGLLARQFLHNPYKVIIGSQDLKANHAIRQHVDIVSENQKYNKLVKLLEDIMDGSRILIFMDTKKGCDQITRQLRMDGWPALSIHGDKSQAERDWVLSEFKAGKSPIMTATDVAARGLDVKDVKYVINYDFPGSLEDYVHRIGRTGRAGAKGTAYTFFTAANARFAKELITILEEAGQKVSPQLAAMGRGPPPPSAGHGGFRDRGRGYGGGRSWN; from the exons ATGTCAGAGAGGGATGTGGAGGAGTATCGACAACAGAGGGAAATCACAGTTGAAGGCCGTGATGTTCCAAAACCTGTCAGGAGTTTCCATGACATGGGGTTTCCAG ATTATGTAATGCAAGAAATTACAAAAGCTGGCTTTGTTGAGCCGACAGCTATACAATCTCAAGGATGGCCCATGGCTTTGAAGGGGCGTGATCTTATTGGAATTGCTGAAACAGGCTCGGGAAAGACACTTGCTTATCTTTTACCCGCAATTGTCCATGTTAATGCCCAGCCATTTTTAG CTCCAGGAGATGGCCCAATTGTGCTAGTTTTAGCTCCAACACGTGAGCTTGCTGTTCAAATACAACAAGAAGCTACCAAATTTGGTGCATCATCACGGATTAAAAGTACATGTATCTATGGTGGGGTTCCCAAGGGACCTCAAATCCGTGATCTCCAGAAAG GTGTTGAAATCGTCATTGCTACACCTGGGAGGTTGATTGATATGTTGGAGTCACATAATACAAATTTGCGAAGGGTAACTTACCTTGTTCTAGATGAGGCTGATAGGATGCTGGACATGGGGTTTGAGCCTCAAATACGGAAGATTGTTTCTCAG ATCCGCCCAGATCGTCAAACATTATATTGGAGTGCCACTTGGCCTAAGGAGGTTGGGCTACTTGCTAGGCAGTTCCTTCACAACCCATACAAA GTGATTATTGGTTCACAAGATTTAAAAGCTAACCATGCAATACGCCAACATGTTGACATTGTTTCTGAGAACCAGAAATATAACAA ATTGGTAAAGTTGCTGGAGGACATCATGGATGGTAGCCGAATACTTATCTTCATGGATACTAAGAAAGGTTGTGACCAAATTACTCGGCAGCTTCGCATGGATGGATGGCCTGCTCTCTCAATTCATGGAGACAAAAGTCAAGCAGAAAGGGATTGGGTCCTTTCAGAGTTTAAAGCTGGGAAGAGTCCCATAATGACTGCAACAGATGTTGCAGCTCGTGGTTTAG ATGTCAAGGACGTAAAATATGTGATAAATTATGACTTTCCGGGATCTCTTGAGGATTATGTTCATCGCATTGGTCGAACAGGAAGGGCTGGGGCAAAAGGAACAGCATACACTTTCTTCACAGCTGCAAATGCCAGATTTGCAAAGGAACTTATTACTATACTTGAAGAGGCTGGACAGAAGGTCAGTCCTCAATTGGCAGCAATGGGGCGTGGTCCACCTCCTCCATCAG CAGGGCATGGGGGTTTCCGAGACCGCGGTAGAGGTTATGGTGGGGGTCGCTCGTGGAACTGA
- the LOC123209933 gene encoding DEAD-box ATP-dependent RNA helicase 20-like isoform X1, with protein sequence MSRYDSRSSDSSSYRERRSDSGFGGSSGYGSSVRSSSNKRENNDAEPPRKLDLDGLTPFEKNFYIEASSVAAMSERDVEEYRQQREITVEGRDVPKPVRSFHDMGFPDYVMQEITKAGFVEPTAIQSQGWPMALKGRDLIGIAETGSGKTLAYLLPAIVHVNAQPFLAPGDGPIVLVLAPTRELAVQIQQEATKFGASSRIKSTCIYGGVPKGPQIRDLQKGVEIVIATPGRLIDMLESHNTNLRRVTYLVLDEADRMLDMGFEPQIRKIVSQIRPDRQTLYWSATWPKEVGLLARQFLHNPYKVIIGSQDLKANHAIRQHVDIVSENQKYNKLVKLLEDIMDGSRILIFMDTKKGCDQITRQLRMDGWPALSIHGDKSQAERDWVLSEFKAGKSPIMTATDVAARGLDVKDVKYVINYDFPGSLEDYVHRIGRTGRAGAKGTAYTFFTAANARFAKELITILEEAGQKVSPQLAAMGRGPPPPSAGHGGFRDRGRGYGGGRSWN encoded by the exons ATGAGCCGCTACGACAGCCGCTCTTCGGACTCCAGCTCTTATCGTGAACGTCGAAG TGATTCAGGGTTTGGTGGGTCTTCAGGCTATGGCAGCTCAGTGCGATCCTCATCAAACAAGAGGGAAAACAATGATGCCGAGCCACCAAGGAAGTTAGATTTGGATGGACTGACTCCTTTCGAGAAGAACTTTTACATCGAGGCATCATCAGTGGCTGCGATGTCAGAGAGGGATGTGGAGGAGTATCGACAACAGAGGGAAATCACAGTTGAAGGCCGTGATGTTCCAAAACCTGTCAGGAGTTTCCATGACATGGGGTTTCCAG ATTATGTAATGCAAGAAATTACAAAAGCTGGCTTTGTTGAGCCGACAGCTATACAATCTCAAGGATGGCCCATGGCTTTGAAGGGGCGTGATCTTATTGGAATTGCTGAAACAGGCTCGGGAAAGACACTTGCTTATCTTTTACCCGCAATTGTCCATGTTAATGCCCAGCCATTTTTAG CTCCAGGAGATGGCCCAATTGTGCTAGTTTTAGCTCCAACACGTGAGCTTGCTGTTCAAATACAACAAGAAGCTACCAAATTTGGTGCATCATCACGGATTAAAAGTACATGTATCTATGGTGGGGTTCCCAAGGGACCTCAAATCCGTGATCTCCAGAAAG GTGTTGAAATCGTCATTGCTACACCTGGGAGGTTGATTGATATGTTGGAGTCACATAATACAAATTTGCGAAGGGTAACTTACCTTGTTCTAGATGAGGCTGATAGGATGCTGGACATGGGGTTTGAGCCTCAAATACGGAAGATTGTTTCTCAG ATCCGCCCAGATCGTCAAACATTATATTGGAGTGCCACTTGGCCTAAGGAGGTTGGGCTACTTGCTAGGCAGTTCCTTCACAACCCATACAAA GTGATTATTGGTTCACAAGATTTAAAAGCTAACCATGCAATACGCCAACATGTTGACATTGTTTCTGAGAACCAGAAATATAACAA ATTGGTAAAGTTGCTGGAGGACATCATGGATGGTAGCCGAATACTTATCTTCATGGATACTAAGAAAGGTTGTGACCAAATTACTCGGCAGCTTCGCATGGATGGATGGCCTGCTCTCTCAATTCATGGAGACAAAAGTCAAGCAGAAAGGGATTGGGTCCTTTCAGAGTTTAAAGCTGGGAAGAGTCCCATAATGACTGCAACAGATGTTGCAGCTCGTGGTTTAG ATGTCAAGGACGTAAAATATGTGATAAATTATGACTTTCCGGGATCTCTTGAGGATTATGTTCATCGCATTGGTCGAACAGGAAGGGCTGGGGCAAAAGGAACAGCATACACTTTCTTCACAGCTGCAAATGCCAGATTTGCAAAGGAACTTATTACTATACTTGAAGAGGCTGGACAGAAGGTCAGTCCTCAATTGGCAGCAATGGGGCGTGGTCCACCTCCTCCATCAG CAGGGCATGGGGGTTTCCGAGACCGCGGTAGAGGTTATGGTGGGGGTCGCTCGTGGAACTGA